One window of Triticum dicoccoides isolate Atlit2015 ecotype Zavitan chromosome 5A, WEW_v2.0, whole genome shotgun sequence genomic DNA carries:
- the LOC119300374 gene encoding uncharacterized protein LOC119300374, with protein MAGSDLPYTGSVGGGISPPPRTPPSASRKRRRGDNDDGAPPSLPSRETRASVAAREAAVGAVRTARRVAAGAVWAAKAGRGHGRGLGNVGRMREVLLTVRGARCARVPNDDDDDDYPYPQESRSPERLNCKISYLSNYPLKHVRTDPVEHQASVPEWKNAPSVEYTDDYKAATLPKLGTVVYPLNMDISATDKSEKKRKRLVDKCKCSCPGSEDCVRFHVKKARSWIKDQLGEEAFKNCGLDAMGEQVGEQWTTVFKRKLEKVDKLIPQNKHQKFMEIALKELGQKETKDLAKYYYNVFLPRRLASLTRAEHKKDEAVDTSDEKSDQEDGENERHPRKKSKKSYGSSSTRCKK; from the exons ATGGCCGGATCCGACCTCCCGTACACCGGCTCCGTCGGCGGCGGCATCTCTCCCCCGCCGCGGACCCCGCCGTCGGCGTCGAGGAAGCGCAGGCGCGGCGACAACGACGACGGGGCGCCGCCCTCGCTGCCGAGCCGCGAGACCCGGGCCTCGGTCGCGGCGCGGGAGGCCGCGGTCGGCGCGGTGCGGACGGCGCGGCGCGTGGCCGCGGGGGCGGTGTGGGCGGCCAAGGCGGGGCGGGGCCACGGGCGCGGCCTCGGCAACGTGGGGCGGATGCGGGAGGTGCTCCTCACGGTGCGCGGCGCGCGCTGCGCCCGCGTcccgaacgacgacgacgacgacgactacccGTACCCGCAG GAAAGCAGGAGTCCGGAGAGGCTAAATTGTAAGATCAGCTACTTATCTAATTATCCGCTGAAACATGTTAGAACAGACCCTGTCGAGCATCAAGCTTCTGTCCCTGAGTGGAAAAATGCTCCATCTGTGGAATATACTGATGATTACAAAGCTGCAACCTTACCAAAACTGGGCACAGTTGTCTATCCACTAAACATGGATATCTCAGCAACTGACAAGtcagagaagaagaggaaaagattGGTAGACAAGTGTAAGTGTTCTTGTCCTGGATCTGAGGACTGTGTACGATTTCACGTAAAGAAGGCAAGGAGCTGGATCAAGGATCAGTTGGGTGAGGAAGCTTTCAAAAACTGTGGGCTAGACGCAATGGGTGAGCAAGTTGGAGAGCAATGGACCACAGTTTTCAAAAGGAAACTTGAAAAAGTTGACAAGTTGATTCCTCAGAATAAACATCAGAAATTCATGGAGATTGCCTTGAAGGAGCTCGGACAGAAGGAAACAAAGGATTTGGCGAAGTATTACTACAATGTTTTTCTTCCCAGGAGATTGGCAAGCTTGACCAGGGCAGAGCATAAAAAGGACGAAGCTGTCGATACGAGTGATGAAAAGAGTGATCAAGAGGATGGCGAGAATGAACGTCATCCTCGAAAGAAAAGTAAAAAAAGCTATGGATCTTCTTCCACAAG GTGCA